A window of Peromyscus eremicus unplaced genomic scaffold, PerEre_H2_v1 PerEre#2#unplaced_449, whole genome shotgun sequence genomic DNA:
TATGAGTTCTACGACTGTGTAAATGCTTCTGTTTGTCCTGGTTCACTTTGAAAATGTAGCATGACTCACAATATAGGTAACTTTATCAATGGAACAAGGGGCATCAATGTCCAAATTCTCCCAATTCTCTTCAAACATGTTAAAAACCACAGAGAACAATGATGCCACAAATATTAGCCAAGTAATAAAGGCTCTTACCATAAAGGCATATTCAAATATGCAAAGTCATCCTTAATGCAGGGAAACAACATGAGTGTAAACAACATGTTAAAACCTTAAGATCTCAGTTCTTTTTATACTTAGACCAAATTGTGAAATTAATTCATGAAGATATAAATacttaacaatgtaatgaatgtagtaaagcttttaaatgtttcaattattcttgcaggcatgaaagaagtcatactacaGAGAAATCATATGAATATATTGAGTGTGGTAAATCCTTTGAATATCATAGTCATCCTCAAAGGcatgaaaaaacacatactggagagaaactctatgaatataatcattatggtaaagcctttgcacaccccactcatcttcaagtacataaaagaacacatactggagagaaaccctatgaatgtaatcaatgtggtaaagcctttacacagccatataatcttcaagtacacaaaagaacacatacaggagaggaACCCTATAAAtttaatcagtgtggtaaagcctttgttcaaCACAGTGCTCTTTATTTGCatgcaagaacacatactggagagaaaccctatgaatgtaaacagtgtggtaaagcctttgctcataaCAGTTCTCtgcaaaggcatgaaagaacacatactggagagaaaacccatgaatgtaatcagtgtggtaaagcctttgctcaacacagtgctcttcaaagtcatgaaagaacacatactggagagaaaccctatgaatgtaaacaatgtggtaaagcttttgtacatttcagttatcttcaagtacataaaagaacacatactggagagaaaccctatgaatgtaatcaatgtggtaaagcttttgtacaatccagtcatcttcaagtacataaaagaacacatactggagagaaatcctatgaatgtaatcaatgtggtaaagcctttacacagccatgtaatcttcaagtacacaaaagaacacatacaggagagaaaccctataaatgttatcaatgtggtaaagcctttgctcaacatAGTGCTCTTCAATTGCATCAaacaacacatactggagagaaaccgtataaatgtaatcagtgtggtaaagcctttgctcgacagagtgatcttcaaaggcatgaaagaacacatactggagagaaaccccatgaatgtaatcagtgtggtaaagcctttgctcaacacagtgatcttcaaaggcatgaaagaacacatactggagagaaaccctatgaatgcaatcaatgtggtaaagcctttacacagtcacataatcttcaagtacacaaaagaacacatacaggagagaaaccctataaatgtaattagtgtggtaaagcctttgcttgtcactatcaccttcaaaggcatgaaagaatacatactggggagaaacactatgaatgtaaacaatgcggtaaaacctttgcacagcctagttatcttcaagtacataaaagaacacatactagagtgtaaccctatgaatgtaatcagtgtggtaaaacctttggtTGTCACAATGCTCTTTAATTGCATGAAAGTACACatgggagaaaaaccctatgaatgtaaacaatgtgttaAAGCCCTTGTATGTAatagtgatcttcaaaggcatgcaaaaacacatactggagggaaactctatgaatgtaatcagtgggaaaaagcctttgcacaacactgtcatcttcaaaggcatgaaattaCACCTAttggaaagaaaccctatgaatgtaatcagtgttctaCAAGCCTTTGCTCATCACTATCATCTTCAAAGTTATATTATAACACATACTGGAGTGAAGCATACAATTGatatcactgtggtaaagcctttgttcatAATAGTGCTCTTCAAtttaatgaaagaacacataattgagagaaaccatatgaatgtaaacagtgtggtaaagccttagcacaacccagtcatcttcaagtatatttaataacacatactggagaaaaaccctaagaatgtaatcaatgtggtaatgccTACTCATAACACAGAGCAACGCTATAACTGTAAAACTTTTAGTGTGTAATTGGTCTCTTAAAGTCTTTGAATATAACATTAGACTTTGAGGATCTGAAAAAAACTCATACCAAAGGCAATCTGAATATTTATGAATTATTGTGATTTCACCCACATACTTACATTCAATtacacaaaattaattattttggaaaaaatctAAACTGTATCAACAATCTGTTCAAGCATTATtatgtctctttttttaaaatttatttatttattatgtatacagaagagggcaccagatctcattacaaatggttgtgagccaccatgtggttgctgggaattgaacttaggacctctggaagagcagtcagtgttcttaacctctgagccatctctccagcccttatttctcttcttattttgtttacacATGTCAACTAATATGTACAAAAggcctataaatttaaatgataaggtaattgagacagggtctttacatatccctggctgtcctggaactcactttgtagagcaggctggcctcaaactgatagaAATCCACTTgactctgactcctgagtactggcattaaaggcgtgcactaccatgcccatcactttccatctttttgagtttctgcttttgaaGGCTAACTGACCTACACACTTCTAGAAGAcacttctcttcaaatacatgaaataataaattctggtgtaaaatttcatagatgtgtatcattgcttttctgttgctttggtaATGGATCATATCTAAGTGAACTGAGAAAAGggtttaatttggcccttggttccagagcaATACACAAACCAAGAATTCACATTCTTGTCCtgcagcagaaagcagaaagtgtaaATTGGAAATGGTGTGCAGATGTAAGTACTCAGGCCAACCCTCAAAACTGATTTCTTCTAGCAGGGTACCATTTTCTAAATCTTCTCAAATCTTTTCACAGACTGAAAATGATAGAGTACTCtgacttcaagcctacatgcttgctttctgttacatggACTAATTCATGATGGATAAAAACTCTGTAATCATTTAGATGCCTCAAAACCCATGTTAccaaaattataatagaaaaacattcatgattaaaaattagtttaaagatttgcttttattttaattatgctgcatgtgtatgtgtttgtgtgtgtgtttctgtctgtctgtctttttctggGTATATGAATGTGCATTCTGGTTCCCAAGAAGGTTAGACCCTTGGAGCTTCTTGCAAGAATTACTGGAAGTCATCCAAAACCTGATATTGGTCCAGATAATGAACTTGTGTTAAAGGCTTGATTATGTCTCTATCcctgtcaatattttaaagctttttatattctcttaatataagaaaatagataggtactcatataaaagaaaactatttatgtaaacaatttggttaaGAGTTTAAATAACACAGTTGTTTTCaggttcaagaaaaaaaaaaccttgtttaAATCTTTTGTTGTAGATTTGAAGTAAGTAAATTATTAACCAAGTTAACTTAAGACTGATATGAAGATCCCATTGCAGCTTCTATTTGGCAACATTTGAGTAAGATACTGAAGTGTGGGATATAAGGCAAATTCAAttagtaaagtttattttgtggtactTATATTCATTCTGTGGCTTTTCTTCACCTTCTTTGGCACTTTCACTTATTTAGAGGTATTTATCTCCTGCCTTGTATGGAATGGGATGGCTATCATCTAagtggttcatttttatttaactatcAGGCAGTGTGTGATCACACTTTTCAAGTAAGAGTGTTCGTGAAAGGGTGGTggatttttgttcatgtttttatttttaatattttttcataaattccCTTGAAATGTTGTTTGTTATCTGCTTGGTTTGAATGTCATTAATTAGTCATGGACACATTAGAATTCATGATGCTTGTGTGTCAGTCTCCTAAGAACAAGTCTAAGGGTAGATGATGTACTTTCAATGATTGTTGTTTTGTAAAAAGTGTAGGGAAAGGGGGCTGGGTAAAGAAACCCACAATGACCCTGGAGCCCATAATTAGGGAAAGATGACACAGATAaggccagtttaaaaaaaaaaaacatagtttgGCTCAAATTAGTGCCATCCCTGCCCCTGGCCAACTAACTTgtgaaactaaccaatcacagaacAGGATAGTAGAATCCTGTCCCtagggcccagaaccagggaaagaaacacaacttATGTTTtagacctgagccagagaaatgaactaaggaaacatgccctgactctgaaactggtgccaaaataacactcttggtccctagaatcagagtcagtgaaataaATATGCCCTTCCCTTAAAGGTATTGTCAAAAAggcaagaaaggccagtgaaagaaaaacaatttgtcCCTGTAATCAGGACCATCTTTgtcctagcccacaaaactggccaaacactgggcagaaaaaaaaaactaattggtTGACTCCATCCCCaaaacatcctatataaactgccctgcctggtcaatTCAGAGTTGTACTCTCCACCCTCGTAGAAGCaactactctcctggactcctccttcccaaataaaaatctcaaaagtgtTTTCggtgtgaagaccttcattgactGGTACACAGAAGAACCTTATTGGGATATCCCAAGTTGTTttgagcaagggagagctgaatAGAAGAACCTTACTAAGATATACCACAGTGGATTCAACAAGGAGGAGCTGAAAAAAAGTACCTTACTAAGATGTTTCaagtggattgagcaagggggagctgagcacaagatccttgctgagtagacagagcaaaagagctgaaaAGTAACAATTTTGtcctgagccagaggagattgctacatttttgtaatttctttggcCAAAGAAGCAGGGctttgctaggaagcccccttaagaggtcGCTGAGCAAAGCTCCACTGTAGTGTGTcttcaggagaggagcaggattgctatatcctgcagggagaccatcaccCATCACactaggtatagcctgacttttcCGAAGAGTCATGATACCCTTTGCTGCTGAAGCACTTCCAAGCCTGactttcctgagaagtcagaaaatgttCCCTGCAGGGTTGGGCTAAACAGCTCCAAGTGTCcaagacaccttcagggcagagttgttgttttgagcagcttgaggtgtctgggataccttgcCCTCTATGACTGATCTGTCTTTTTGCAGTTTCAgctatcagagctgtgctaagcaGCTCAAAGTGTTTTCTGACTCTCAAGTAGTCAGGACACCTCTCTTCAGATTTGCAAAACTCATgttttggtgccaaaatctgggaccaaactcagagtTGTTGCAACCTATTTACTTACAAATGCATTTTAAtgagattaattttaaaataactaagagagaataaatcattaaatacttcatgtatgtatccaaagaaacattcTCATCTATCCGgaagagatgtaataatttaaggGAGTCAGTAATCAACagtatatttcacaataaaattaatgtgctatgaatatgtatacattatttaaagtcccatgcatcttcatgtcctcatctgttatGCATTTGGCACTTCATCCCAAAGTATTGTCTTCTACAGGAATTATTCAGAGCTGTcagataatgtaatagcagtgagatttattttgtggggtctacttttgtcaAACTTCATATGTTGATCAACATAACATTGCAGACTTGCACAAGAAAGACATTTCCACCACAGCTGTCTCCTTGATGCTCAAATAAAATTagttgtaatattaaatcaataaaataccatcttttcagattgtaaacatattttcctTGAAAGATAATTCAAAGTAGGAGAAATTGAGTGATAAatcctatttgcaaatgaaaatgatatattgctatctcttttttttccttttattgcatgtgaatttatttagtttattctgaggaccaaacatttgttcatagCAGTTTCTCAGATCAACAAATAAATGTGAGAGAACATCTTGAATGTCAGTTATTAgtcatgaatatatatgaattcatgatctttatgtgtcagtctcctgagtacaagtcaaagggtagatgatttacttccaataattgttattttctcaaaatattttaacaatgttaatgttaaaatagtTAATAGagtatataaaaacattaaatacttatgtgtgtatccaaagaaacattttcatttatctggaagagatttaataatttaagttaattagtaatcaactgaatattttaaaatagaacttgatgtactgtgtatatgtatatatattatttaaggtttcatgcatcttcatgtcctcaacAGTTACCCATTTGGCATAATATCTTGAAGTATTGCCTTCAAAGAGAATTATAGAGGAGACAGATAATGTAATAGAAGtgacatttacttaaaaaaaatctgttgtgtgtgtgtatgcgtgtgtgtgtgtgtgtgtgtgtgtgtgtgtgtgtgtgtgtgtgtgtatctgtgagatGTGACTATGTGTTTTTAGGCCATGACAGAAATGTGAAgaatagaagacaactttgtggggtctacttttgtctatcttcatatggtgatcaaaATGAGGTCACTGCCTTGTACAACACTGACATTTCTAACAgagctgtctcattgatgctGAAATAAGATTAGTTGAaatattaaaacagtaaaatattgtttttttcctgattgaaaacattttcttttaaagataatggAAAATAGGAGACATTGACTAATAAATACTATTTGTGAACAAAAACTATATACTGAtatctctttttgtcttttcttgtatGTAGAATGAGCTAGTTTATTCTTAGGAccagacattttttttcataacactttctacaaacaacaaatgaacttcagagAGGAGTCTCTGTGAGTAAAGGTGGTTGTTGCTAGGCCTGGTGTCCTGAATTCATACTCCAGGAACCCACATCACTCCTTCaaatctttctcttatttctacatTTCTGGTGTGGCATATGGACACTCACATGCtggcacatatataaataatttcaaaacacaaataagtgCCATTGAGGTAACTGGCAACCAAGTGATTTCCTGGCTTTCATCTAGGAACTCACATAGGATGAATAGATAgccacttcatttcccaggatgcctttctctacagcatcacaaCATTCTGTACTTCATTTTCAGGATACCTTTTTGTATAGTGTCATTATATATGGACTTCatatcccaggatgcctttctcaacagcaccatgacattttgtacttcatttcccaggatgtctttctgtacagcaTCACTACTTTCGGACTTCATTTTTCAGGATGACTTTCCCTAGAGCATCACTatatatggacttcatttcccagaatgctgttctctatagcatcactaaattctggacttcatttcccaggatgcctttctctccaCCATCACTAAATTTGGGACTCCATTCcctaggatgcctttctctataggaTGTGtcaattctggacttcatttcccaggatgtcttctttatagcatcagtacatttggacttcatttcctaggatgactatctctacagcatcactactggtgggactttatttcccaggatccctttctctACAGGATTATTACATTCTGGGCTTCATTTCTCAAGATGCCTGTCTCTAGAGaatcactacatttcagacttcatttctgaggatgattttctctagagcATTATTACATTCTGGACTACATTTCCAAGGATGACTTTCTCTATTGCATCAATACATTCAgaactttatttttcaagatgCCTTACTCTACAGCATCATGACattcaggatgcctttctctacagcatcactatatGTGGGAGTTCATTTCCCTGTATGACTTTCTCTACAGCATGAGCATATTCTGGAGTGCATTTCCTGGGATACCTTCCActacagcatcagtacattctgAACTTGATATCCCAGGATGCCATTCTTGAGAGCATCACAACATTCTGCTCTtcacttcccaggatgccttaGTGTACAACATCTGTACATTCTGGACTTTGTTTCataagatgcctttctctacatcatcagtACATTCagaactccatttcccaggatgacgtCTTCTACAGCATCAATATATCATGGACTTTACTTCCCATGATGCCTTTCTCCATAGCACCATGACACTTTTGTACTTCATTTCtcaggatgtctttctatatagcATCACAAAATTCACACTTCATACTTCAGGATGTCTTTTCCTAGAGCATCACTCTATGTTCATCTCCCAGAATGTCTTAGTTTACTGCATCACtcaattctggacttcatttcccaggatgcctttctctagagcatcactacATTCTGCACTTTGTTTCACAGAATGCCTTTCGCTACAGCTTCactacattctggacttcattttccaggatggATTTCTCTACATCACTACATTCTGGACTCCTTTTTCTAGGATGCCGTTCTCTATATCATGTGTATAttctgaacttcatttcccaggatggctTTCTatatagcatcagtacatttgaACCTCATTTCCTAGAATGGCTATCTCTACAGCATCATTACTggtgggacttcatttcccaggatcacTTGCTCTACAGGATCATTACATTTGAACTCCTTTACCCAGGAcgactttctctatagcatcaataAATTCAGGACTTCATTTGTCAAGATGCCTtcctctacagcatcactacatgtcaacttcatttcccaagatgcctttctctcCATCATCAGTACATTCTagacttcattttccaggatgccttttttttcagaatcagttcatttgcattttatttcacaggatgcctttctctattgCATCATtatattctggacttcatttcccagaatgcctaTCTCTAGAGCATATCACTATATTCTGAACTTTATTTCCTAGGATTCCTTTCTCTATAGCACCACTACATattgacttcatttcccaggatgcctttctctggaGCATTAGTACATTCTGgaattcatttcccaggatgtctttctctacagcACTACAACATTTGTACTTCATTTCCTAGGATGCTTTTCACTACAGCACCACTACATGTGGGATTTTGTTTCtctggatgcctttctctacagcatcactacataaggacttcatttcccaggatgactttctctatagcatcagtacAATCCGGTCTGCATTTtctaggatgcctttctctatagcatgagTCCATTCCGGACTTGATTTCTCAAGATGTTTTTCTCTGTAGCATTAGCacatttggactttatttcccaggatgcctttctctacagcatcactacatgtgggacttcatttcccaggatgattttctctagaggATCATtatattctggacttcatttcccaggatgactttatCTATAGCATCAGGACATTTCAACTTTATTTCCCTGGATGCCTTTCCCTAGATCACCATTACATtttggactttatttcccagtattcctttttttaaagtatcagtatttcatttcccaggatgcctttctctaaaacatcactacattctggacttcatttcccaggatgcctttctctagagcatcactacatttggactttatttcccaggctGCCTTTCTCTACAACAGCACTAtgatggactccatttcccaggatgcctttctccacagcaccatgacacCATGGACTCCCTTTTCCAGGTGCCCTGTATTCTCagaattttcccttttcttcagaaTGTATTCAGGGCCTCAGCAGGTATAGGGCCTCACCAAGTTAATATGACCTTCTGTAGGGTTGATGTGcctcagcagtgtgagggtgTGGGTCAGGGTCAAGGTGTCAgtgttaggggttagggttagaggGTCAGAGTCAGGGGTAAGGTCTGGTGTTAAAgttaggttatttttttttatttttattattttttttttttttggtttttcgagacagggtttctctgtgtagctttgcgcctctcctggaactcacttggtagcccaggctggcctcgaactcacagagattcgcctggctctgcctcccgagtgctgggattaaaggcgtgcgccaccaccgcttggcttaGGTTATTTTTAGTGTTAGCATTTTGGGTTTGTGTCAGGAGGTTAAGGATTaaggttaggttagggttaggttattGTTAGGGATAGGATTAGGGTAAGGTTTTGGATTATGCTCTGGGTAAGTTTAGGGTTAGTTTAGGGTTAGCCGTAGGTTATGGTTAGGATTGAGGGTTAGGGGTTGGGTTAGCATTAGTGTTAGTGTTAGGTGTCTCTACGctctgaacttcatttcccagtaaGCCTTGCTCTGTATTTTCTCCTCATTTTGGACTTCATCTCCCATCATGCCTTCTTTCTACATTGGCAgtgtaccagaaactacattctCCGTTATGGCTCTCGAGTCTTGAGGAAACATCCTGTTCCCTGTTTATAGCATCGCTCCATGTTGGACACATTTCCTAGCATGCTTTTCTCCACATTGCCAGTGCACTACAAATTACATGACCCATCATGCCTCT
This region includes:
- the LOC131901818 gene encoding zinc finger protein 431-like: YNDVHVDITQEEWALMDPSQRNLYKGVMLETYMNLTAIGYNWENLEVEEHCQSSQKHGRHERSHTTEKSYEYIECGKSFEYHSHPQRHEKTHTGEKLYEYNHYGKAFAHPTHLQVHKRTHTGEKPYECNQCGKAFTQPYNLQVHKRTHTGEEPYKFNQCGKAFVQHSALYLHARTHTGEKPYECKQCGKAFAHNSSLQRHERTHTGEKTHECNQCGKAFAQHSALQSHERTHTGEKPYECKQCGKAFVHFSYLQVHKRTHTGEKPYECNQCGKAFVQSSHLQVHKRTHTG